A genomic stretch from Halalkalibacillus sediminis includes:
- a CDS encoding phage tail tape measure protein, which yields MVQRVEGLSIDLDLNTAGLNRGLKGAKDQLKTVNSEMKSNMSAFDRGDRTIEKYEKRLQGLNKKLQAQERVTSEARKEYDRMVEANGKGSKEAEKAMREYNHQAAALNNLDRYVNNATDELHQMRQEQERANSSLAKLEKRVDKTADGFMNAGKALSTGITLPLSGAGLFMGNLADDFDRSAGRIEARLGVTAERAEELNDVAEELWVDAFGQDMNEVSETLSLIAQNMQDLSDVELKTVTKQAFILRDTFQYDFNESVRAARSLIENFGVDGTKAFDYLTRAAQEGGDFAQDLLDTISEYSVQFSDAGFSIDGMFNTLIQGAQNGAFNLDKVGDAVKEFQVRATDGTDATAEGFEAIGLEADDMAKKMAKGGDSAQDAFAVTVSALANMEDEVERNQAGVALFGTMWEDVREKVILSLDPATDMLGEVEGATEKAGDALYDNFGTHATAMWRDFQDDLEPAGEILLDLGEDILPSIADSVTDLTEAFADLSSETQENIVKIGGLVAVAGPAGFALVGVAKGATTLIGAGKGLFSLLGKARGVGLLGRIAGLGLSGPVGWGIAGLGALGATVGYLTKDKEKLNEVSLETVEKMQKEINKTDNLIAQFEELEEKNKLTKDEMLRYMDVLDDLSSTSAPDKVKDLKDEQQRLLKKSEMTNGEMEEFLGLNDKIIEKAPNTAKAISEEGNAYADNLKALKELNAEKRKEMLAEAETELLEGLRNEKALLEAQTELENELTIAKQKRGTFQEKYNGLLTKSTEYQNRENTLNQELQSLLNQGYDKQSKIVQEKVKEIARTKDNILANEKELEQAEEKLSDQKSLVDGKEDELQKTNSQLKKMDNLKYKYEALILSELDLNAEKGQGIIAVNRELLALDKKEQKLEEHLRTGQLTNQQYREGKDEISKQRSRLRDAKGELQEINRLAAETTYEKDLYFRTHPSISSINREIAADVTKRVNLSYNAPDPGYQRLAYAEGTSFHPGGEFLAGEKGIEIGMMGNKAELLGLGIYNRPAGYKVFPHDESMKILSAINNIPGYATGARTDTDLNRVMNNITGQQLQGEATVFVNVVNEMDGEELSRRTYKTTAEFIERDQERGEQFAG from the coding sequence TTGGTACAACGAGTAGAAGGCCTTTCCATTGATTTGGATTTAAATACTGCTGGATTAAACCGTGGGTTAAAAGGTGCTAAAGACCAATTAAAGACGGTTAATAGCGAAATGAAGTCCAATATGTCAGCGTTTGATCGAGGCGACCGAACCATAGAGAAGTATGAAAAGCGCCTGCAGGGGTTGAATAAGAAATTACAGGCGCAAGAACGTGTAACCAGTGAGGCACGAAAAGAGTATGATCGTATGGTCGAAGCGAATGGGAAGGGTTCTAAAGAAGCTGAAAAAGCGATGCGAGAATATAATCATCAAGCTGCGGCTTTAAACAACCTCGACCGATACGTGAATAATGCGACTGATGAGCTTCACCAAATGCGTCAAGAACAAGAACGGGCGAATTCCTCTTTAGCCAAATTGGAAAAAAGAGTCGATAAAACCGCCGACGGATTCATGAATGCCGGAAAAGCACTTTCAACCGGAATCACCCTTCCATTATCCGGTGCAGGGTTATTCATGGGGAATCTTGCCGATGACTTTGATCGATCGGCTGGCCGAATTGAAGCTCGCCTTGGAGTAACAGCAGAACGGGCTGAAGAGTTAAATGATGTGGCTGAGGAATTATGGGTCGATGCCTTTGGGCAGGACATGAACGAAGTTTCTGAGACTCTTTCTTTGATCGCTCAGAATATGCAAGATTTGTCTGATGTCGAACTGAAAACGGTGACGAAACAAGCCTTTATCTTACGTGACACCTTTCAGTACGATTTCAATGAAAGTGTTCGTGCAGCACGGTCGCTTATTGAAAACTTCGGGGTCGATGGCACCAAGGCTTTTGATTATCTTACACGAGCAGCGCAAGAAGGTGGCGACTTTGCCCAAGATTTACTGGACACCATTAGTGAGTACAGCGTTCAATTCTCGGATGCTGGTTTTTCCATTGATGGGATGTTCAATACATTAATTCAAGGTGCTCAGAACGGGGCCTTTAATTTAGACAAAGTCGGCGATGCGGTTAAAGAATTCCAAGTTCGAGCGACTGATGGTACCGATGCTACAGCTGAAGGATTCGAAGCGATTGGTCTTGAGGCTGATGATATGGCTAAAAAAATGGCTAAAGGTGGCGATTCAGCTCAGGACGCTTTTGCAGTCACGGTCTCGGCTTTAGCCAATATGGAAGATGAAGTGGAACGAAACCAAGCTGGAGTTGCTTTATTCGGTACCATGTGGGAAGACGTTCGAGAAAAAGTTATTCTCTCACTGGACCCCGCAACGGATATGCTTGGAGAAGTTGAAGGAGCCACTGAAAAAGCTGGTGACGCCTTATACGATAATTTTGGCACACACGCTACTGCGATGTGGAGAGATTTTCAGGATGACTTAGAACCTGCAGGGGAAATTTTACTTGATCTTGGTGAAGATATACTGCCGAGCATTGCGGATTCAGTAACGGATTTAACCGAAGCTTTTGCCGATTTATCTTCTGAAACACAAGAAAATATTGTGAAAATAGGTGGTCTTGTTGCAGTTGCCGGACCTGCCGGCTTTGCGTTAGTTGGTGTTGCCAAAGGGGCGACGACGCTCATTGGCGCAGGAAAAGGGTTATTCTCTTTACTTGGAAAGGCACGTGGAGTTGGCTTATTAGGACGAATTGCTGGACTTGGGCTGAGTGGACCTGTTGGTTGGGGAATCGCTGGCTTGGGTGCATTAGGTGCTACTGTCGGCTACCTCACCAAAGATAAAGAAAAGCTGAATGAAGTCAGTTTAGAGACCGTTGAAAAGATGCAAAAAGAGATCAATAAAACGGACAATTTAATTGCCCAATTTGAAGAATTAGAAGAGAAGAACAAGTTAACCAAAGATGAAATGCTTCGCTATATGGACGTCTTAGATGACCTGTCTAGTACGTCTGCACCGGATAAAGTGAAAGATTTGAAAGATGAACAACAACGTCTTTTGAAAAAATCTGAGATGACCAATGGTGAGATGGAGGAGTTTCTAGGGTTAAATGACAAGATCATAGAGAAAGCACCTAATACAGCTAAGGCAATCAGCGAAGAAGGTAATGCATATGCAGACAACTTAAAGGCGTTAAAAGAATTAAATGCTGAAAAACGGAAAGAGATGTTAGCCGAAGCTGAAACTGAATTGTTAGAAGGTCTTCGAAATGAAAAAGCATTATTGGAAGCCCAAACAGAGTTAGAAAATGAATTAACAATTGCGAAACAAAAACGAGGCACGTTTCAAGAAAAGTACAATGGTTTATTAACCAAGAGTACAGAGTACCAAAACAGAGAAAATACGTTGAATCAAGAGCTTCAAAGTTTATTGAATCAAGGGTACGACAAACAGAGTAAAATTGTGCAGGAAAAGGTCAAGGAAATTGCCAGAACTAAGGATAATATTTTAGCCAACGAAAAAGAACTTGAACAGGCCGAAGAAAAGTTAAGTGATCAAAAATCATTAGTGGATGGAAAAGAAGACGAACTCCAAAAAACGAATTCGCAACTCAAAAAAATGGATAATCTAAAATATAAATACGAAGCTTTAATCCTCTCCGAACTTGATTTGAATGCTGAGAAAGGGCAAGGGATCATCGCGGTCAATAGAGAGTTGCTCGCTTTAGATAAAAAGGAGCAGAAGTTAGAGGAACATCTTCGAACCGGACAACTTACAAACCAGCAATACCGAGAAGGAAAAGATGAAATCTCGAAACAGCGTTCACGGTTAAGAGATGCGAAAGGTGAACTCCAAGAAATTAATCGATTAGCTGCAGAAACAACTTACGAAAAGGACCTTTATTTTCGAACGCACCCGAGCATTTCATCCATAAACCGTGAAATTGCTGCTGACGTTACCAAACGCGTGAATCTTAGTTATAACGCTCCGGACCCTGGCTACCAAAGACTTGCTTATGCTGAAGGAACGAGTTTCCACCCTGGCGGTGAATTTTTAGCTGGTGAAAAAGGTATTGAAATCGGCATGATGGGTAATAAAGCAGAGTTGTTAGGTCTTGGTATTTATAATCGTCCAGCAGGCTATAAAGTGTTCCCTCATGATGAATCCATGAAAATTTTAAGCGCGATCAACAATATCCCTGGCTATGCTACAGGGGCCAGAACAGATACTGACCTCAATCGAGTGATGAATAATATTACTGGTCAGCAGCTGCAAGGTGAAGCCACCGTCTTTGTTAATGTTGTGAACGAGATGGACGGGGAAGAATTGAGCCGACGAACGTATAAAACCACCGCTGAGTTTATCGAACGGGATCAAGAAAGAGGTGAACAATTTGCCGGATAG
- the gpGT gene encoding phage tail assembly chaperone GT translates to MDRWILKWMKNGKDINEVLNMPYYFVINLLGEDEKPDEKTSLIAAFGG, encoded by the coding sequence ATGGATCGCTGGATCCTAAAGTGGATGAAAAACGGCAAAGACATTAATGAAGTTTTGAACATGCCCTATTATTTCGTAATTAATTTATTAGGTGAGGATGAAAAACCAGATGAGAAAACATCTCTCATTGCTGCATTCGGAGGATAG
- the gpG gene encoding phage tail assembly chaperone G, which yields MADLKRNMIELVKDVKQGELVTEKYLTPLFIPMKKVYEAVDTLEKINSSAGTAKSERELIDNLLIFVVDLYDQQFTKEELFNGLHGPDATRKLQEQIIFAARGIQDDDTKKYLETKK from the coding sequence ATGGCAGATTTAAAACGCAATATGATTGAGCTTGTCAAAGATGTGAAGCAAGGTGAGCTTGTCACTGAAAAATACTTAACACCACTCTTTATTCCGATGAAAAAAGTTTACGAAGCTGTTGATACATTAGAGAAAATCAACTCTTCAGCTGGTACCGCTAAATCAGAACGAGAGTTGATTGATAACCTCTTAATCTTCGTGGTTGATTTATATGACCAACAATTCACCAAAGAGGAATTGTTTAACGGTCTACACGGTCCAGACGCGACTCGGAAGTTACAAGAACAAATCATTTTTGCTGCTCGAGGCATCCAGGACGATGATACAAAAAAGTATCTGGAGACGAAGAAGTAG
- a CDS encoding major tail protein: protein MKQGNLLKLDLQHFAEEKNYRASTGVDQLYYAVLDESGAGIITGDVDLVDFVQTITVEMPQEAVRAYGSDKTAEIAVANGNVSVSGAFHKLPVEVRQTLLGLETVDGLSSYGAGDNPPYVACVFAKTHEDGSKEWVGLTKGLFMRPNINAQTKNESVQFSPDEISGQFMERPVDGFEKEKTVVFGYDESGESANRDKLFQKIFGVAYPNTTTTTSSTTTTTTSA from the coding sequence ATGAAACAAGGTAATTTGCTAAAGCTAGATTTACAGCACTTTGCAGAAGAAAAAAATTATAGAGCATCCACGGGTGTGGATCAGCTTTATTACGCGGTTCTAGACGAGAGTGGTGCAGGCATCATCACAGGTGATGTGGATTTAGTAGACTTTGTTCAAACCATTACAGTAGAAATGCCTCAAGAAGCTGTAAGAGCTTACGGGAGTGACAAAACGGCAGAGATCGCTGTAGCCAACGGCAATGTGAGTGTCAGTGGCGCCTTTCACAAGTTGCCAGTAGAGGTGAGACAAACGTTGCTTGGTCTTGAAACCGTGGACGGTTTATCCTCTTATGGAGCTGGTGACAATCCACCATATGTAGCATGTGTCTTTGCGAAAACACACGAGGACGGTTCTAAAGAGTGGGTTGGTTTGACAAAAGGTCTTTTCATGCGTCCGAACATCAATGCTCAAACGAAAAATGAAAGTGTTCAGTTTAGCCCTGATGAGATTTCCGGACAATTCATGGAACGACCAGTTGACGGATTTGAAAAAGAAAAGACGGTTGTATTTGGTTATGATGAATCAGGTGAAAGCGCCAATCGTGATAAACTATTCCAAAAAATATTCGGTGTAGCTTATCCGAACACAACAACCACAACTTCTAGTACAACCACGACTACCACAAGCGCGTAA